The following nucleotide sequence is from uncultured Draconibacterium sp..
TCAGCAGAATAAAGAAGTTGAGGAGCAACCGATTATGATTAAAGCTCCGGACGAGGATTACGAAATAGTGAATGATGACAAAGATAAATAGAGCCATAATAAGCGGAGGCGGTACCGGGGGACATATTTTCCCGGCGCTTGCTATTGCGAATGAAATTAAAAAGCGCAATCCTAACGCTGATATTTTATTTGTTGGTGCCGAAGATCGGATGGAAATGGAGAAAGTTCCTGCCGCCGGTTATAAAATTATTGGCTTGCCGGTGATGGGATTTCCACGGAAACCCAGCATGAAAATGATTACCTTCTTTAAAAAACTGCGCCAAAGTTCGAAGTTAGCTAAAAGAATTGTGGCCGAGTTTCACCCTGATGTGGCGATTGGAGTTGGAGGTTATGCCAGCGGTCCGTTATTGCGCGCAGCAGCAAAAGATAAGGTGCCTTGTTTGATTCAGGAACAGAACTCGTATGCCGGAATCACCAATAAACTTTTGAGCAAAAAGGTAAATTCAATTTGTGTGGCTTACGATAAAATGGAGCGCTTTTTCCCAAAAGAGAAAATTGTATTAACGGGAAATCCGGTACGCGAAAATTTGATTGAAAAACAAGACCGAAAAGAAGCGTTAAAGTTTTTTGAAGTAAGCGAATCAGATAAAATTATATTGATTGTTGGTGGCAGCCTTGGTGCGCGTTCAGTAAACCAGGCTGTGCTTAAAAATATTAAAGAAATAGCATCTTCGGGAGTTCAGGTGATCTGGCAAACCGGGGCATATTATTACGATAAAATTAAGGAAGAACTGAAAGAAACAAAGCCGGGAAACCTGCAGATTCATAAGTTTATAACGCGAATGGATTTAGCTTACGAAGTGGCCGATTTGGTGATTTCGAGAGCTGGTGCAGGAACAATCTCGGAGTTGTGTTTGGTTGGAAAGGCTTCGGTTTTAGTGCCGTCGCCAAATGTTTCGGAAGATCATCAAACTAAAAATGCGATGGCCCTGGTAGAAAAGGATGCGGCTTTAATGGTGCGCGATGATGAGATTAACGAGAAGTTATTCCCGCTGGCTTTTGAGGTGGTAAAAGATGAAGCGCGTTGTGGTGCTTTGGCAACAAAAAGTAAAGAGTTGGCCAAGCCGGAAGCGACCAAACAAATAGTTGATGAAGTAGAGAATTTAGTGAGTGAATAAATCGATGAATGGCATTCAGAAAATAAGAAATGTATATTTCCTCGGAATTGGGGGAATTGGGATGAGTGCGCTGGCCCGTTATTTTAAGTTTACCGGGCGCAACGTGGCAGGATACGATCGCACGCAATCGGCATTAACAGATGCATTGCAGGCTGAAGGAATTGATGTACATTTTGAAGATGATATCAGAAATATTCCATCAAAGTGGAATCCAACCGAAACGATTGCTGTTTACACACCGGCTTTGCCTGACGAGCATAAGGAGCTGAATTGGTTTAAAAGTCAGCCAATTGGTTTATTTAAGCGGGCAAAAGTACTCGGAATGATTTGCAACGAGCACAATGGAATTGGTGTGGCCGGAACACATGGAAAAACAACAACCAGTACCATTGTTACCAATATTTTGAGCAAAACAGAACAGGGCTGCGGCGCTTTTTTAGGTGGTATTTCAAAAAATTTCAGGAGCAATTTGGTGTTGCCGAAAGCTGAATCGCCATGGATTGTGGCTGAAGCCGACGAGTTTGATCGGTCGTTTTTGCACTTAAAACCACAGTTGGCGTTGGTTACTTCGGTTGATGCAGATCATTTGGATATTTATGGCGAAAAGGAAAAGATCGTTGAGTCATTTGAGAAGTTTATTTCGCAGATCCGTCCAGACGGAAGTTTGGTGCTAAAAGAGGGAGTAGACCTCGATATCTCGAAAACCGATGCAAAAGTTTATTCCTACTCGCTAAAAGGTAAAACGGATTTTGCAGCATTAAATCTGCAGTTGAATTCGGAAACGGGTTTTTATTCGTTCGATTTAAAAACACCTGATGGAATTATTGCCAACTGTGAAATGAATTATCCGGGGCTGGTGAACGTTGAAAATACGGTTGGAGCCAGTGCTTTGGCCTGGTTGGCAGGCGCATCGGCAAATTCGATAAAAGCAGGTATAGAAGATTATGAAGGGGTGGCACGCCGGTTTGATATTCGTTACCGTTCGGAGAGTCGGATTTACATTGACGATTATGCGCATCATCCCGCGGAACTAGAGGCATTTATAACTTCGGTTAAAGCCTTGTTCCCCGATAAAAAGGTGACCGGAATTTTTCAGCCTCACTTGTTTTCGCGCACCAAAGATTTTGCTGCCGAATTTGCACAAAGTCTGGATTTGTTGGATAAAGCGATTTTGATACCGCTTTACCCCGCACGCGAAGAACCGATTCCTGGCGTTTCGTCAGCTATAATTTACAAAGAAATGAAGCTGGAGAACCGGATGCTGGCCGAGCGCGATGAGGTATTGAAAATACTAAAATCGGACCCAAACGAAATTGTGGTAACAATGGGTGCCGGCGATATCGACCGAATGGTGGAAAGTATAATTGAATTGATGGAAAGTAAAGAAAAATGATAAAGAAGTTTGCAAAAATAGGCGGGTTGTTGGTGTTGCTGGTGTTTCTGCTGGTAACATTGGCATTTACTTCATTGAAGTACAATCATGCCACTTGCAACGATATTGAAATCAATTACGATCCGGATGAAGTGATAAAAGTTGATCGGGCAGAGCTGATAAAACTGGTAAAGTCGATTGATAAAAACATAATAGGGAAGAATTTTGACAGCATAAACACGGTGCAGATTGAACAGGCGGTTGAAAAGCACGAAGCGATTTTGAAAGCCGAGGTTTATAAAGTTGTTACCCGCACTGATAGCGCCACTTTTAAAGGAGTACTGGCCATCGATCTGAAACACAGGAAACCGGTAGTACGTGTTTTTTCCGATAAGGGAAATTATTATCTCGATGAGTTTGGGGGAAAAATTCCGGTGTCGACAAATTATGCGGCAAACGTGCTGGTAGCTACCGGAGATATCAGCGAAGAGTATGCAAAAGAAACACTTTTGCCATGTGTTTTAACGATTGAGAGCGACGAATTCTGGAATGCTCAAATTGAGCAGATTCATGTGCAAAGAGATGGCGATGTGCTCTTGATCCCTTTGGTTGGCGACCACACTATTGAGTTTGGAACGCTTGAGAATTATCAGGAGAAATTGCGGAATATGAAAGCTTTTTACAAGCAGATTATGGCAAAGAATAATTGGAATAAATATAAAACGATCAGTTTAAAATATAAAGATCAGGTAATAGCAAAAAGAAGATAATTATGGCTTCAAAAACAAATCTTTCAGTTGTTATCGACATGGGAACCTCAAAGCTGGTTGCACTTGCGGGCAGGGCAACCATCGAGGGGAAAATGGAAATTCTGGGTACTGCTCAGGTACCATCAAAAGGGATAAAAAGAGGAATGATTTTTAACCTTGCTGATGCAATTGAATCCATCACGGCGGTGTTGGAGCAACTCGATGCCCAGCTCGAAGACGAAATTAATGTTGTTGATGTGGCGTACGCCGGAAAACGTATGCGAACCATCGACTACAAAGCGTCGCGTTTTACAGGTGAGGGTGGCGTTGTGTCGAATTTGGATATTGATGAGTTATACAATGAAGCGAAAAGCCTGCAGATTAAAAATGACTATCGCATTTTGAAAGTTATTCCGACATCATTTATAATCGACGACGAAATTGAAGAACTGAAACCTGTTGGAGCCACAGGTAAAAAAATTGAAGCCCGTTATAAGTTGGTGATAATGCCCGATCAGGAATACCAAATTTTAACACGTGTTTTGGAAAGTGTTGGTGTTGAACTGGGCGAAGTTTTCCACTCGTCGCTGGCACTGGCAGAGGCCGCGCTTTCAAAACCTGAAAAAGAGATGGGGGGAGTAGTGCTTGATATTGGTGCCGGCACAACCAATCTGGCTATTTACTACGAAAATGCTTTGGTACATACAGCAGTAATTCCGTTTGCCGGAGCTGTTATTACCAACGACTTAAAAGTGGGCTGTTCCACATTCCTTGAAAAAGCGGAGCTGTTAAAAGTGCGCTACGGACAGGCTTTGGGCGACCAGATTAAAACCGAAGATACGGTTACCATTGCCAAAAACAATGGCTGGGAACCTAAAGAAATTACCATCAGAAGTCTGGCTTACATTATTCAGGCACGTTTGGAAGAGATTGTGGATTGTGTGGTGAAAGAGATCGAAAGATCCGGTGTTGCCGATCGTTTGGGAACAGGTATTGTTCTCTCCGGCGGTACTTCAAATTTGGGGCACATA
It contains:
- the murG gene encoding undecaprenyldiphospho-muramoylpentapeptide beta-N-acetylglucosaminyltransferase; this encodes MMTKINRAIISGGGTGGHIFPALAIANEIKKRNPNADILFVGAEDRMEMEKVPAAGYKIIGLPVMGFPRKPSMKMITFFKKLRQSSKLAKRIVAEFHPDVAIGVGGYASGPLLRAAAKDKVPCLIQEQNSYAGITNKLLSKKVNSICVAYDKMERFFPKEKIVLTGNPVRENLIEKQDRKEALKFFEVSESDKIILIVGGSLGARSVNQAVLKNIKEIASSGVQVIWQTGAYYYDKIKEELKETKPGNLQIHKFITRMDLAYEVADLVISRAGAGTISELCLVGKASVLVPSPNVSEDHQTKNAMALVEKDAALMVRDDEINEKLFPLAFEVVKDEARCGALATKSKELAKPEATKQIVDEVENLVSE
- a CDS encoding Mur ligase family protein — its product is MNGIQKIRNVYFLGIGGIGMSALARYFKFTGRNVAGYDRTQSALTDALQAEGIDVHFEDDIRNIPSKWNPTETIAVYTPALPDEHKELNWFKSQPIGLFKRAKVLGMICNEHNGIGVAGTHGKTTTSTIVTNILSKTEQGCGAFLGGISKNFRSNLVLPKAESPWIVAEADEFDRSFLHLKPQLALVTSVDADHLDIYGEKEKIVESFEKFISQIRPDGSLVLKEGVDLDISKTDAKVYSYSLKGKTDFAALNLQLNSETGFYSFDLKTPDGIIANCEMNYPGLVNVENTVGASALAWLAGASANSIKAGIEDYEGVARRFDIRYRSESRIYIDDYAHHPAELEAFITSVKALFPDKKVTGIFQPHLFSRTKDFAAEFAQSLDLLDKAILIPLYPAREEPIPGVSSAIIYKEMKLENRMLAERDEVLKILKSDPNEIVVTMGAGDIDRMVESIIELMESKEK
- the ftsA gene encoding cell division protein FtsA translates to MASKTNLSVVIDMGTSKLVALAGRATIEGKMEILGTAQVPSKGIKRGMIFNLADAIESITAVLEQLDAQLEDEINVVDVAYAGKRMRTIDYKASRFTGEGGVVSNLDIDELYNEAKSLQIKNDYRILKVIPTSFIIDDEIEELKPVGATGKKIEARYKLVIMPDQEYQILTRVLESVGVELGEVFHSSLALAEAALSKPEKEMGGVVLDIGAGTTNLAIYYENALVHTAVIPFAGAVITNDLKVGCSTFLEKAELLKVRYGQALGDQIKTEDTVTIAKNNGWEPKEITIRSLAYIIQARLEEIVDCVVKEIERSGVADRLGTGIVLSGGTSNLGHIITLVKFHTGLDARRAHPVILPANRREEAKNPAFLTALGALKLSISQNVGEERILPEPKTPRNGRGLMTNVKGALQSAINFFGDDNEDLEFN